Proteins encoded by one window of bacterium:
- the gcvT gene encoding glycine cleavage system aminomethyltransferase GcvT, whose product MQRTPLHEAHVALGARMVPFAGFDMPVQYDSIKEEHAAVRQTAGLFDVSHMGQIHFTGPEAVATVERLVTCHVASLRVGRVRYGLLCNEEGGVVDDVTVYRTAEDSVFLCVNAANVEKDYRWCVRHASEAAGVRNRSTETALLALQGPASAAILSKLGAAPLDGMRRFRFVDAELAGGKVLLSRTGYTGSDGFEIYAPAAAALGLWQALTDAGARPCGLGARDTLRLEAALPLYGHELDDSTSPLEARLDRFVKLEAGGFIGAEAVRRCAEAGPKRLLTGFEMVGRGIARAGYPIAKQGETVGAVTSGGPSPTLGKSIGLGYVPPALAEPGQEFDIVVRDKPVAARVIETPFVS is encoded by the coding sequence CTGCAACGCACCCCGCTCCATGAGGCGCACGTCGCACTCGGCGCCCGGATGGTCCCCTTTGCCGGCTTCGATATGCCGGTGCAATACGATTCGATCAAGGAAGAGCACGCGGCCGTCCGTCAGACGGCCGGGCTCTTCGACGTCTCCCATATGGGCCAGATCCACTTCACCGGGCCCGAGGCAGTGGCGACGGTCGAACGGCTGGTCACCTGCCACGTAGCGAGCCTGCGCGTGGGGCGCGTGCGCTACGGCCTGTTGTGCAATGAGGAAGGCGGCGTCGTCGATGACGTGACGGTCTATCGAACGGCCGAAGATTCCGTCTTTCTCTGCGTCAACGCGGCCAACGTCGAGAAGGACTACCGGTGGTGCGTTCGGCACGCATCGGAAGCCGCCGGAGTGCGCAACCGGAGCACCGAAACCGCGCTGCTCGCCCTTCAGGGGCCGGCCAGCGCAGCGATCCTCTCCAAGCTCGGTGCCGCCCCGCTCGACGGGATGCGCCGCTTCCGATTCGTGGACGCGGAACTGGCCGGCGGAAAGGTGCTCCTCTCCCGCACGGGCTACACCGGTTCCGATGGCTTCGAGATCTACGCACCCGCCGCAGCCGCCTTGGGCCTGTGGCAGGCCCTGACGGATGCAGGCGCCCGCCCTTGCGGCCTGGGTGCCCGAGACACCCTCCGCCTGGAGGCCGCCCTGCCCCTCTACGGCCACGAACTCGACGATTCGACGTCGCCCCTCGAGGCCCGGCTCGACCGCTTCGTGAAGCTCGAGGCCGGCGGTTTCATCGGCGCCGAGGCGGTTCGCCGCTGCGCGGAGGCGGGGCCGAAGCGCCTCCTCACAGGCTTCGAGATGGTGGGGCGCGGCATCGCCCGAGCCGGCTATCCGATCGCCAAGCAGGGCGAAACCGTGGGCGCCGTCACGTCGGGCGGCCCTTCTCCGACGCTCGGAAAATCCATCGGCCTTGGCTACGTTCCGCCCGCGCTGGCCGAGCCCGGCCAGGAGTTCGACATCGTCGTTCGTGACAAGCCCGTAGCGGCCCGGGTGATCGAAACACCATTCGTAAGCTGA
- the gcvH gene encoding glycine cleavage system protein GcvH, which yields MGDYDIRDDLRYSAEDEWVRSEAKGVTIGISDYAQQQLGDVVFVELPEVGRLLEKGEPLGVIESVKTVADLYAPISGEVLEINPALAETPEAVNDDCYGEGWMLVLSVADPSEVEGLFDRAGYLQHIKDREDQST from the coding sequence GTGGGCGACTACGATATTCGCGACGATCTGCGCTACTCGGCGGAAGACGAGTGGGTGCGCAGCGAAGCCAAGGGCGTCACGATCGGCATCTCCGACTATGCCCAGCAGCAGCTGGGAGATGTCGTCTTCGTCGAACTGCCCGAGGTCGGCCGCCTCCTCGAAAAGGGTGAGCCGCTGGGCGTGATCGAATCGGTGAAGACCGTGGCCGATCTCTACGCGCCCATTTCCGGCGAGGTCCTGGAAATCAATCCGGCCCTCGCGGAGACGCCCGAGGCCGTCAACGACGATTGCTACGGCGAAGGCTGGATGCTCGTGCTCTCCGTGGCCGACCCCAGCGAGGTCGAGGGCTTGTTCGATCGTGCGGGATACCTCCAGCACATCAAGGATCGCGAGGATCAAAGCACCTAG
- a CDS encoding aminomethyl-transferring glycine dehydrogenase subunit GcvPA, with translation MRYIPHTDDDIREMLAVVGQPDVDALFHVIPEELRFKGVLDVPSGQSELEVQKRLGELAAANTQSGGDAWFLGAGTYAHFVPSAVDALISRAEITTSYTPYQPEISQGTLQTIFEWQTMMASLTGLEVANASMYDGASATAEAALMAMRVTRRERILVSDGVHPHTLHVLATYLGGLGARIDALPLGDDGRTAGAVVADDVACVIVQQPNFLGCIEELGAFGETVHAAGALLVATVGEALSLPLLRPPGDWGADIVCGEAQSFGVPVGFGGPHLGFLAARMKHVRQLPGRLVGETVDARGKRGFVLTLSTREQHIRRERATSNICTNQGLCLTMATIYLSLMGKAGLREVALQNLAKAEYAKRKLQEAGLELPFSAPTFNEFVVRVPDTPSAALARAREAKVTGGLDLTRFRPQLGPAVLVCATELCSREGIDRLAAALSGAPA, from the coding sequence GTGCGCTACATCCCCCATACCGACGACGACATCCGGGAGATGCTCGCCGTGGTCGGGCAACCGGATGTGGATGCCCTCTTCCATGTGATCCCGGAAGAGTTGCGCTTCAAAGGCGTGCTCGACGTCCCCTCGGGCCAGAGTGAGCTCGAGGTGCAAAAACGGCTCGGCGAGCTTGCAGCGGCCAACACGCAGAGCGGCGGAGACGCCTGGTTCCTCGGCGCCGGAACCTACGCCCATTTCGTACCCAGCGCGGTCGATGCACTGATCTCCCGGGCGGAGATCACGACCTCCTACACGCCCTACCAGCCGGAGATCAGCCAGGGCACGCTGCAAACCATCTTCGAGTGGCAGACGATGATGGCTTCCCTGACGGGCCTCGAGGTGGCCAACGCCTCCATGTACGACGGCGCCTCGGCCACGGCCGAGGCCGCGCTGATGGCCATGCGGGTCACCCGTCGCGAGCGCATCCTGGTATCCGATGGCGTTCATCCCCATACCCTTCACGTGCTGGCGACCTACCTGGGAGGGCTCGGTGCACGGATCGATGCGCTTCCCCTCGGCGACGATGGACGCACGGCGGGCGCCGTGGTGGCCGACGACGTCGCCTGTGTGATCGTGCAGCAGCCCAACTTTCTCGGCTGCATTGAGGAACTCGGTGCGTTCGGGGAGACGGTGCACGCCGCCGGCGCACTGTTGGTGGCGACCGTCGGCGAGGCTCTTTCGCTTCCGCTACTTCGCCCACCGGGCGATTGGGGGGCCGACATCGTCTGCGGCGAAGCCCAGAGTTTCGGCGTGCCCGTCGGTTTCGGGGGCCCTCATCTGGGTTTCCTGGCCGCCCGCATGAAGCACGTTCGCCAGCTGCCGGGACGCCTGGTCGGCGAGACCGTCGACGCCCGAGGCAAGCGAGGTTTCGTGCTCACGCTCTCGACCCGCGAGCAGCACATCCGCCGGGAGCGGGCGACCTCGAACATCTGCACCAACCAGGGCCTCTGCCTGACCATGGCCACGATCTACCTCTCGCTGATGGGAAAGGCGGGCCTGCGCGAGGTGGCCCTGCAGAACCTGGCCAAGGCCGAATACGCCAAACGAAAGCTGCAAGAAGCCGGTCTCGAACTGCCCTTCTCCGCGCCCACCTTCAATGAATTCGTCGTGCGCGTGCCCGACACGCCTTCAGCAGCATTGGCCCGCGCCAGAGAGGCCAAGGTGACCGGCGGGCTCGACCTGACGCGCTTCCGCCCCCAGCTCGGCCCGGCTGTGCTCGTTTGCGCAACGGAGCTCTGCAGCCGAGAGGGCATCGATCGGTTGGCCGCTGCATTGTCGGGAGCGCCCGCATGA
- a CDS encoding glycine dehydrogenase subunit 2, translated as MSYEEPLVFERSRPGRRGVDLPPLDVPEVDAEALLGDALRTEPATLPELSEPDVVRHFTRLSTWNAAVDLGLYPLGSCTMKYNPKLNEQIARFPGLALAHPHAPVEEVQGLLELMFELENLLATVSGMARVSLQPAAGAQGELAGVMMIRAYHESRGDTRRRKVLIPDSAHGTNPASAALNGYDVVAVPSGDDGLLHPEAVEAAMTDEIAALMVTNPNTLGLFETHIARISEIVHSGGGMVYGDGANLNALLGLSRPGDMGIDVMHFNLHKTFSTPHGGGGPGAGPVGVVDALVPFLPVPVVERTEAGAYRWDENRPQTIGRMHGNHGNVGMMVRAYAYILSLGADGLRRCAEMAVLNANYLLERLREHYHVPFPGTVMHECVLSDRGLADTGITTLDVAKRLIDHGYHPPTIYFPLIVAGALMIEPTESEDREGLDRFADTMIEIAREAHDDPEALRHAPERTRLTRLDETRAARKPILRWQPPDAS; from the coding sequence ATCTCCTACGAAGAACCCCTGGTCTTCGAACGCAGCCGCCCGGGCCGACGGGGCGTCGATCTTCCGCCCCTCGACGTGCCCGAGGTGGACGCCGAGGCGCTCCTCGGTGACGCACTTCGAACGGAGCCCGCGACGCTTCCCGAACTCTCCGAACCGGACGTGGTTCGGCACTTCACACGCCTCTCCACCTGGAATGCAGCGGTCGATCTGGGCCTCTACCCGCTCGGCTCGTGCACGATGAAATACAACCCGAAGCTGAACGAGCAGATCGCACGCTTTCCCGGCCTGGCGCTCGCCCATCCGCATGCGCCGGTCGAGGAGGTGCAAGGCCTGCTCGAACTCATGTTCGAGCTCGAGAACCTGCTTGCGACGGTCAGCGGCATGGCCCGGGTCTCGCTGCAACCTGCAGCGGGCGCCCAGGGCGAGCTGGCAGGTGTGATGATGATCCGCGCCTACCACGAGAGCCGCGGCGATACCCGCCGACGCAAGGTGCTGATCCCGGATTCCGCCCATGGCACGAACCCGGCCAGTGCGGCCCTGAACGGCTACGACGTGGTGGCCGTACCCTCGGGCGACGACGGCCTCCTGCATCCCGAGGCCGTCGAAGCGGCCATGACCGACGAAATCGCCGCCCTGATGGTGACCAACCCGAACACGCTTGGGCTCTTCGAGACGCATATCGCGCGTATCTCCGAGATCGTCCACTCCGGTGGAGGCATGGTCTACGGCGACGGCGCCAATCTGAATGCCCTGCTCGGCCTCTCCCGGCCCGGCGACATGGGCATCGACGTCATGCATTTCAACCTGCACAAGACCTTCTCGACGCCCCATGGCGGAGGCGGGCCGGGCGCCGGGCCGGTCGGCGTCGTAGATGCACTCGTGCCTTTCCTTCCCGTACCCGTGGTGGAGCGCACAGAAGCGGGCGCGTACCGCTGGGACGAGAATCGCCCCCAGACGATCGGCCGCATGCACGGCAACCACGGCAATGTCGGCATGATGGTGCGGGCCTACGCATACATCCTCTCCCTCGGGGCCGACGGTTTGAGGCGTTGCGCCGAAATGGCCGTGCTGAATGCGAACTACCTCCTGGAGCGTCTGCGGGAGCACTACCACGTGCCGTTCCCGGGCACGGTCATGCACGAATGCGTGCTCTCGGATCGAGGCCTGGCGGACACGGGCATCACCACGCTGGACGTCGCCAAGCGCTTGATCGACCACGGCTACCACCCGCCGACGATCTACTTTCCCTTGATCGTCGCGGGCGCCTTGATGATCGAACCCACCGAGAGCGAGGACCGGGAGGGCCTCGATCGCTTCGCCGATACGATGATCGAGATCGCCCGCGAGGCCCACGACGATCCGGAGGCCCTGCGCCACGCGCCGGAGCGGACGCGCCTGACCCGACTCGACGAAACCCGAGCCGCCCGAAAGCCCATCCTTCGATGGCAGCCGCCGGACGCTTCCTGA
- a CDS encoding M48 family metalloprotease has product MATAGRLLAIVASLVLVACIQNDGSRNPLSDFGKVSIQDERKLGYEVDIQLQDNLVLIEDALVLSMLNDLGQSLVATLGEQPFTYRFRVLVDPSLNAFALPGGAIYFHSGTILQAGNLDELAGVMAHEIAHVKAHHYARQAEAAAIPGLLAQLAGVLATVATGQAEPLLIAQGVNVALQLQYTRELEAEADNLGATFMARGGYDPQGAVRFFERVLSDQHDPGIEIPPYLYSHPAVESRIEVGAQRAEKLTITGKKPPGLERAFRATQYRLARIIELRRNELKEVVGARNAKADPLLATAGLEAKSGDTEAALRTLTNAEARYPADPRIPFRRGELLAKADRPAEAIPAFRRALLLDPDVALNYYYLGLAHRRLGERVQATFFLEQAARRFGGRGNLPKRAREAARRMIFPVVGNSGISDGAETPAADTPAGRSRQLFSARDERVVWWAWIEEDYVSRREEITVRWTDPRGGVAQDEPAASIRRPHARSELELSPDRLSYHGIWRVEAYLDDDVIDRRTFRIVPETGKAER; this is encoded by the coding sequence ATGGCCACAGCAGGACGCCTTCTAGCGATCGTCGCGAGCCTCGTGCTCGTCGCCTGCATCCAGAACGACGGCAGCCGGAACCCGCTTTCGGATTTCGGCAAGGTCAGCATCCAGGACGAGCGCAAGCTCGGCTACGAAGTGGACATCCAGCTCCAGGACAACCTGGTGCTGATCGAAGACGCCCTGGTCCTCTCCATGCTGAACGACCTGGGCCAATCCCTGGTCGCAACCCTCGGTGAGCAACCCTTCACCTATCGCTTCCGCGTCCTCGTCGACCCCTCGCTGAACGCCTTCGCCCTGCCGGGAGGCGCGATCTATTTCCATAGCGGCACCATTCTCCAAGCAGGCAACCTGGACGAGTTGGCGGGTGTGATGGCCCACGAAATCGCGCACGTGAAGGCCCACCACTACGCGCGGCAGGCGGAAGCCGCGGCCATTCCCGGCCTGCTCGCCCAACTGGCCGGGGTGCTGGCCACCGTCGCTACCGGACAGGCGGAGCCCTTGCTGATCGCCCAGGGCGTGAACGTGGCCTTGCAGCTCCAATACACCCGCGAACTCGAAGCCGAAGCCGACAACCTCGGAGCCACCTTCATGGCGCGGGGCGGTTACGACCCGCAGGGAGCGGTCCGCTTCTTCGAGCGGGTCCTCTCCGACCAGCACGATCCCGGCATCGAGATTCCCCCCTACCTCTACAGCCATCCGGCCGTCGAGAGCCGCATCGAGGTCGGTGCCCAGCGCGCAGAGAAACTCACCATCACGGGGAAGAAGCCGCCCGGCCTCGAGCGCGCATTTCGCGCCACGCAGTATCGCCTCGCGCGCATCATCGAATTGCGACGGAATGAACTCAAGGAGGTCGTTGGCGCCCGCAATGCCAAGGCCGACCCGCTGCTCGCGACGGCGGGCCTCGAGGCAAAGTCAGGCGACACGGAAGCAGCGCTCCGCACGCTCACCAACGCCGAGGCCCGCTATCCGGCCGATCCGCGAATCCCCTTCCGACGCGGCGAGCTTCTCGCAAAAGCGGATCGGCCCGCCGAAGCCATTCCGGCCTTTCGACGCGCCCTGCTGCTCGATCCGGACGTCGCCCTCAACTACTACTACCTGGGCCTGGCCCACAGGAGACTGGGCGAGAGGGTCCAGGCCACCTTCTTCCTCGAACAAGCGGCCCGCCGCTTCGGAGGCCGTGGCAACCTCCCCAAACGTGCCCGGGAAGCGGCGCGACGGATGATCTTTCCCGTCGTCGGCAACTCCGGGATCTCCGATGGCGCCGAGACCCCAGCCGCCGACACACCGGCCGGCCGTTCGCGCCAGCTCTTCAGTGCCCGTGACGAGCGGGTGGTCTGGTGGGCGTGGATCGAGGAAGACTACGTCAGCCGTCGCGAAGAAATCACCGTACGCTGGACCGACCCCCGCGGCGGCGTCGCCCAGGATGAGCCGGCCGCAAGCATCCGGCGCCCCCACGCACGCTCCGAACTCGAACTCAGCCCCGATCGCCTCTCCTACCACGGTATCTGGCGCGTCGAGGCCTACCTCGATGACGACGTGATCGACCGTCGAACCTTCCGGATCGTCCCGGAAACGGGCAAAGCCGAGCGTTAG
- a CDS encoding tetratricopeptide repeat protein, giving the protein MAVYSRADTAKILRVSSERLRYWERTDLVRRSADADGRSVFAFEDLLQVRSLLTLVEEGVSVRRIRRSLLALQNRLPELERPLHALRLSTAGAGRVAVRDGDALMEPDGQLAIDFDASSKAEMRPTPLGGEGDEKAGALAWFERGCELDAEPKRLREAIEAYRQAITLDPDFADAHCNLGTLYFNHGDRDQARHWYAAALEREPSHLEAHFNLANLCEEEGRRESAVHHYKAALQADPFFSDAHLNLALLYEKLELNRKAREHWRRYLQQVPDGNWSEIARQRVDE; this is encoded by the coding sequence GTGGCAGTGTACTCGCGGGCGGATACCGCCAAGATCCTGCGTGTGTCGTCGGAACGACTGCGCTACTGGGAGCGTACGGATCTCGTGCGCCGTTCCGCGGATGCGGACGGTCGCAGCGTGTTTGCCTTCGAAGACCTCCTGCAGGTGCGTTCGCTGCTGACACTCGTCGAAGAAGGCGTTTCGGTGCGCCGCATCCGCCGCAGTCTGTTGGCTCTCCAGAATCGCCTGCCGGAGCTCGAACGCCCGTTGCACGCGCTGCGCCTTTCTACCGCCGGAGCTGGCCGGGTGGCGGTTCGCGATGGCGATGCGTTGATGGAACCGGATGGACAGCTCGCCATCGATTTCGACGCTTCATCGAAGGCAGAGATGCGGCCGACGCCTCTCGGAGGGGAGGGCGACGAGAAGGCCGGAGCGCTGGCGTGGTTCGAACGCGGCTGCGAACTCGACGCCGAGCCGAAACGCCTGCGGGAAGCCATCGAAGCCTATCGCCAGGCGATCACCCTCGATCCGGATTTCGCGGATGCTCACTGCAACCTGGGCACTTTGTACTTCAATCACGGAGATCGCGATCAGGCGCGCCATTGGTACGCGGCCGCATTGGAGCGAGAGCCTTCGCATCTGGAGGCCCACTTCAACCTGGCGAATCTCTGCGAGGAAGAGGGGCGTCGGGAATCGGCCGTGCACCACTACAAAGCGGCGCTTCAAGCCGATCCGTTCTTTTCCGATGCCCACCTGAACCTGGCCCTGCTGTATGAAAAGCTCGAGCTGAACCGGAAGGCTCGCGAGCATTGGCGGCGCTACTTGCAACAGGTGCCCGATGGCAACTGGTCCGAGATCGCCCGGCAGAGGGTGGACGAGTAG
- a CDS encoding HPF/RaiA family ribosome-associated protein, giving the protein MANGRVDLHVKETDLSDDARRRLEERCQSVVDEFPELTHLEITLAPDGPGHAASAHATGKHTEAATHAKGEKATQVADLALHKLEHQLRKVHDKRIFSRRRDARKHPAKRIEDG; this is encoded by the coding sequence ATGGCGAACGGACGCGTGGATTTGCACGTCAAGGAAACGGACCTCTCGGACGACGCACGTCGCAGATTGGAGGAGCGCTGCCAATCGGTTGTGGATGAGTTCCCGGAACTCACCCACCTCGAAATCACCCTGGCTCCGGACGGCCCGGGGCACGCGGCGAGCGCCCACGCCACAGGCAAGCACACCGAGGCGGCCACCCACGCAAAGGGAGAGAAGGCCACGCAGGTCGCCGATCTGGCACTGCATAAACTCGAACACCAGCTGCGGAAGGTGCACGACAAGCGCATCTTCAGCCGCCGTCGGGATGCCCGCAAACACCCGGCCAAACGGATCGAGGACGGCTAG
- a CDS encoding SCP2 sterol-binding domain-containing protein — MDDVSEPFDKIAGTMSDRAVPPVDIHPEEFFTRWVPASVAADESRRRRLARTEAVLEFILTDHEQGIYHLRVTQGVVVGVVGEAPAPDLRVRLDIETWQSLNAGNLSAPEAFRKRRVRLEGDFKLALKLHLILG; from the coding sequence ATGGATGATGTCTCCGAGCCCTTCGATAAGATCGCTGGAACCATGTCGGACCGCGCCGTACCGCCCGTTGACATCCATCCCGAAGAATTCTTCACGCGATGGGTGCCGGCTTCGGTTGCCGCGGACGAGAGCCGTCGGCGTCGACTGGCACGAACCGAAGCGGTGCTCGAGTTCATCCTCACGGATCACGAGCAGGGCATCTACCACCTGAGGGTCACCCAGGGCGTGGTCGTGGGTGTCGTGGGTGAGGCCCCGGCGCCGGACCTACGCGTCCGTCTGGATATCGAGACCTGGCAAAGCCTGAACGCCGGCAATCTCTCCGCGCCGGAGGCTTTCCGAAAACGTCGGGTGCGTCTCGAGGGCGATTTCAAGCTCGCCCTCAAGCTTCACCTGATCCTGGGGTAG